One Aquarana catesbeiana isolate 2022-GZ linkage group LG06, ASM4218655v1, whole genome shotgun sequence genomic region harbors:
- the LOC141147446 gene encoding olfactory receptor 5AR1-like, with product MVLIVTDSHLHVPMYFFLGNLAGLDLCCSSVTVPRLLFDLHTKMRKISITECLFQVFFFLLFATSELFLLAVMSYDRYTAICQPLHYTQIICWKVCVELASIAGCLGLTTALVYTLCALRLTFCGSDIIESFFCDLPQLFQISCSDIYINVLLIFLVGGFVGGGSLILTSLSYIYIFKTVLKMQIKVTRSKVFSTCSSHLTVVFIFYGSLMFNYFQPSSKHFPGDKVVSVFYTAIVPLLNPLIYSLRNQDLRKAFRDFVKKNFSNSLFHYKDYLENHNRSHISSGYVAETVETKDLAPRSLGDLQSTFAEA from the exons ATGGTCCTCATAGTCACCGACTCTCACCTCCACGTTCCTATGTATTTCTTCCTTGGGAACCTGGCCGGTTTGGACCTCTGTTGTTCTTCAGTCACCGTACCAAGATTGCTATTTGACCTTCACACCAAGATGAGAAAGATTTCCATAACAGAATGTTTATTTCAAgtcttcttctttttattatttgcCACATCTGAGCTTTTTCTGTTGGCTGTCATGTCCTATGATCGATATACCGCCATTTGCCAGCCGTTACATTACACACAGATCATTTGTTGGAAGGTTTGTGTAGAGTTGGCGTCCATTGCTGGGTGTCTTGGTCTTACCACTGCTTTAGTGTATACTCTGTGTGCATTAAGATTAACATTTTGTGGATCAGATATTATAGAAAGTTTCTTCTGTGACCTTCCTCAGTTGTTTCAGATCTCCTGCAGTGACATCTACATCAACGTTCTGCTCATCTTTCTCGTGGGTGGATTCGTTGGAGGTGGGTCCCTGATACTGACCTCCctgtcatatatttatatattcaaaaCTGTCCTAAAAATGCAGATTAAGGTTACAAGAAGTAAAGTTTTCTCTACATGTTCCTCTCACTTGACTGTGGTGTTTATATTTTATGGCTCACTGATGTTCAATTATTTTCAGCCAAGTTCTAAACATTTTCCTGGTGACAAAGTGGTGTCTGTTTTTTACACGGCGATCGTTCCTCTCCTCAATCCTCTGATTTACAGTCTGAGGAACCAGGATCTAAGAAAAGCATTCAGAGATTTTGTCAAGAAGAACTTCTCCAATTCA CTTTTCCACTACAAGGATTACCTGGAGAATCACAACCGCAGCCACATATCATCCGGATATGTGGCTGAGACTGTTGAGACCAAAGACCTGGCCCCCCGCAGCCTTGGTGATCTTCAATCAACTTTTGCAGAAGCCTAA